A single window of Helicobacter pylori DNA harbors:
- a CDS encoding GMP reductase, with translation MKVFDYEDVQLIPNKCIVNSRSECDTTVILGKHAFKMPIVPANMQTIINEPIAEFLAENGYFYIMHRFNGSTRIPFVKKMKERQWISSISVGVKKEEYLLIEELAKQGLTPDYITIDIAHGHSNSVIEMIQRIKTRFPETFVIAGNVGTPEAVRELENAGADATKVGIGPGKVCITKIKTGFGTGGWQLAALRWCAKAARKPIIADGGIRTHGDIAKSIRFGATMVMIGSLFAGHEESSGETKIENGIAYKEYFGSASEFQKGERKNVEGKKIWIQHKGSLKDTLVEMHQDLQSSISYAGGRDLEAIRKVDYVIVKNSIFNGDAI, from the coding sequence ATGAAAGTATTTGATTACGAAGATGTCCAACTCATTCCTAATAAATGCATCGTGAATAGCCGTTCAGAATGCGATACGACCGTTATTCTAGGCAAACATGCGTTTAAAATGCCCATAGTCCCAGCCAACATGCAAACAATCATCAACGAACCGATCGCAGAATTTCTAGCAGAAAATGGCTATTTCTACATCATGCACCGCTTTAATGGATCGACAAGAATCCCGTTTGTCAAAAAAATGAAAGAACGCCAGTGGATCAGTTCGATCAGCGTTGGGGTGAAAAAGGAAGAATATCTTTTGATAGAAGAGTTAGCCAAGCAAGGATTAACGCCAGACTATATCACAATCGATATTGCGCATGGCCATTCAAATTCTGTCATTGAAATGATCCAACGCATCAAAACGCGTTTTCCCGAAACTTTTGTGATTGCCGGGAATGTTGGCACGCCAGAAGCGGTCCGTGAATTAGAGAACGCCGGTGCTGACGCTACGAAAGTTGGCATCGGGCCTGGGAAAGTGTGTATCACTAAAATCAAAACAGGCTTTGGCACGGGTGGTTGGCAACTAGCGGCTCTTAGATGGTGCGCTAAAGCAGCAAGAAAGCCCATTATTGCAGATGGTGGCATTCGCACGCATGGGGATATTGCAAAATCCATACGCTTTGGTGCGACAATGGTAATGATTGGATCGCTTTTTGCAGGGCATGAAGAATCATCTGGAGAAACAAAAATAGAAAATGGTATCGCATACAAAGAATATTTCGGTTCGGCATCAGAGTTCCAAAAAGGTGAAAGGAAAAATGTTGAAGGTAAGAAAATTTGGATCCAACATAAAGGCTCGTTAAAAGACACGCTGGTTGAAATGCATCAAGATTTGCAATCTTCAATCTCCTATGCAGGCGGGAGAGACCTTGAAGCGATTCGAAAAGTGGATTATGTCATTGTGAAAAATTCAATTTTCAATGGAGACGCCATCTAA
- the gmhA gene encoding D-sedoheptulose 7-phosphate isomerase, whose product MIDGLIKKEFLAHKEALEKSLEGLQEALKQSVYLLIETLENQGKILICGNGGSASDAQHFAAELTGRYKLERKGLSAISLSTDTSALTAIANDYGYEEVFARQVEALGVKNDVLIGISTSGNSKNVLKAYEKAKDLGMKTLSLAGRDGGKMKPLSDMALIVPSDDTPRIQEMHILMIHILCDCIERHFAHKN is encoded by the coding sequence ATGATTGATGGTTTAATTAAAAAAGAATTTTTAGCCCATAAGGAAGCGTTAGAAAAAAGTTTAGAGGGTTTGCAAGAAGCGTTAAAGCAAAGCGTTTATCTTTTGATAGAAACTTTAGAAAATCAAGGGAAAATCCTTATTTGCGGTAACGGGGGGAGTGCCAGCGATGCGCAGCATTTTGCCGCTGAATTGACCGGGCGCTATAAACTAGAAAGGAAAGGCTTGAGTGCGATAAGTTTAAGCACCGATACCTCAGCCCTCACCGCCATTGCGAACGATTATGGTTATGAAGAAGTGTTTGCCAGACAAGTGGAAGCGTTGGGGGTAAAAAACGATGTTTTGATAGGGATTTCTACAAGCGGTAATTCCAAAAATGTCCTAAAAGCTTATGAAAAAGCCAAAGATTTAGGGATGAAAACGCTTAGTTTAGCGGGGCGTGATGGGGGGAAAATGAAGCCTTTAAGCGATATGGCTTTGATTGTCCCTAGCGATGATACCCCACGAATCCAAGAAATGCACATTCTTATGATCCACATCTTATGCGATTGCATTGAAAGGCATTTCGCTCATAAAAATTAG
- a CDS encoding COG2958 family protein, which produces MKPQDVEIVQSVLEITGPISPTEVYDKAKELFEKGEITNMFDYGGNTPDQSVSAAIYTALSKGEEVPFLKAQEKPVLIALKDVAKEPVLNTEKISVSSAKIAHNKIMHEIMHERDLHPFLTYMAIHNENLKCYTKTIFHEESVKSPKGMDRWLYPDMVGVRFLHAELSNENLIAFSKKFDTLPVKLVSFELKKEISVNNCRECYFQAISNSSWANEGYLVGRHIDTHNPQLMDLLKRLHASFGIGVIDLRTDENKSAILLNAKYKEKIDYTMAQELSDKNPKFSGFLKSVVDYDPDFPNRYKDEFDEIKKKEELYPNS; this is translated from the coding sequence ATGAAACCGCAAGACGTTGAAATCGTTCAAAGCGTTTTAGAGATCACAGGACCGATTAGCCCTACTGAAGTGTATGATAAAGCCAAAGAGCTTTTTGAAAAAGGCGAGATTACAAACATGTTTGATTATGGGGGCAACACTCCCGATCAGAGTGTTAGCGCTGCTATTTATACAGCTTTAAGCAAGGGCGAAGAAGTGCCTTTTTTGAAAGCGCAAGAAAAGCCGGTCTTAATCGCTTTAAAAGATGTGGCTAAAGAGCCGGTTTTAAATACTGAAAAAATAAGCGTTTCAAGCGCTAAAATCGCGCATAATAAAATCATGCATGAAATCATGCATGAAAGGGATTTACACCCTTTTTTAACTTACATGGCTATTCATAATGAAAATTTGAAATGCTACACGAAAACCATTTTTCACGAAGAGAGTGTGAAATCGCCAAAAGGCATGGACAGGTGGCTTTATCCGGACATGGTGGGGGTTAGGTTTTTGCATGCTGAATTGTCTAATGAAAATTTAATCGCTTTTTCTAAGAAATTTGACACTTTGCCCGTTAAACTGGTGAGCTTTGAATTGAAAAAAGAAATCAGCGTGAATAATTGCAGGGAGTGTTATTTTCAAGCGATTTCTAACAGCTCGTGGGCTAATGAAGGGTATTTAGTGGGTCGTCATATTGATACGCACAATCCCCAACTCATGGATTTATTGAAGCGTTTGCATGCGAGTTTTGGGATTGGCGTGATTGATTTAAGAACTGATGAGAATAAAAGCGCTATTTTATTGAACGCTAAATACAAAGAAAAGATTGATTACACTATGGCTCAAGAGCTTAGTGACAAAAATCCAAAATTCAGCGGTTTTTTAAAAAGCGTTGTGGATTATGACCCGGATTTCCCAAACCGCTATAAAGATGAATTTGATGAGATTAAAAAGAAAGAGGAGCTATACCCTAACTCATAA
- a CDS encoding ABC-F family ATP-binding cassette domain-containing protein: protein MLQTINLTQRYATKKLFENVNIKLDKNKRYGLIGANGAGKSTFLKILSKSIDCSSGEVIITSGMRMGVLGQDQYAFEDLSLKDAVLIGNKRLYDAIKEKERLYTEGDLSDDKVNARLGELETICVEEDPMYECEVVIEKILEDLGIPSSKHNDLMKTLPSSDKFKILLAQVLFPKPDILLLDEPTNNLDLNAIEWLENNLKRHEGTMVVISHDRHFLNAVCTHILDLDFHSVREFSGNYDDWYIASTLIAKQQEAERNKKLKEKEELEKFIARFSANASKAKQATSRQKQLDKLDIQSLAVSSRRDPSIIFKPKRTIGNEALECENISKSYDDQIVLNQVSLKVMPKDKIALIGPNGVGKSTLCKILVEELKPDKGVVKWGATVLKGYFPQNVSEEISGEETLYQWLFNFNKKIESAEVRNALGRMLFNGEEQEKCVNALSGGEKHRMVLSKLMLEGGNFLVLDEPTNHLDLEAIIALGEALFKFDGAVICVSHDRELIDAYANRIIELVPSPKGAQIIDFKGSYEEYLASKK from the coding sequence ATGCTACAAACCATCAACTTAACGCAACGCTATGCGACTAAAAAATTGTTTGAAAATGTGAATATCAAGCTGGATAAAAACAAACGCTACGGGCTGATTGGGGCTAATGGGGCAGGGAAATCCACTTTTTTAAAGATTTTAAGCAAGAGCATTGATTGCAGTAGTGGGGAAGTCATCATCACAAGCGGGATGAGAATGGGGGTTTTAGGGCAGGATCAATACGCTTTTGAAGATTTGAGCCTTAAAGATGCGGTTTTGATAGGCAATAAGCGTTTGTATGACGCTATCAAAGAAAAAGAACGCTTATACACTGAAGGCGATTTGAGCGATGATAAAGTGAATGCGAGATTAGGGGAGTTAGAAACCATTTGCGTAGAAGAAGATCCCATGTATGAATGCGAAGTGGTGATTGAAAAAATCCTAGAAGATTTAGGCATTCCTAGCTCTAAACACAACGATTTGATGAAAACCTTGCCAAGCAGCGATAAATTTAAAATCCTTCTCGCTCAAGTCTTATTCCCTAAACCGGATATTTTGCTGTTAGATGAGCCTACGAACAACCTGGATTTAAACGCCATTGAGTGGCTAGAAAACAACCTCAAACGCCATGAAGGCACGATGGTCGTCATCAGCCATGACAGGCATTTTTTAAACGCAGTATGCACGCATATTTTGGATTTGGATTTCCACAGCGTGCGCGAATTTAGCGGGAATTATGACGATTGGTATATCGCTTCCACTCTGATCGCTAAACAGCAAGAGGCCGAACGCAATAAAAAACTCAAAGAAAAAGAAGAGCTAGAAAAATTTATCGCTCGTTTTAGCGCTAACGCTTCTAAAGCCAAGCAAGCCACCAGCCGCCAAAAACAACTGGATAAATTAGACATTCAAAGCTTAGCGGTATCTAGCAGGAGGGATCCTAGCATTATTTTTAAACCCAAACGCACCATTGGGAATGAAGCCTTAGAATGCGAAAACATCTCTAAAAGTTATGACGACCAAATCGTTTTAAACCAAGTGAGCTTGAAAGTGATGCCTAAAGATAAAATCGCCCTCATAGGGCCAAACGGCGTGGGTAAATCCACGCTTTGTAAAATTTTAGTAGAAGAGTTAAAGCCGGATAAGGGCGTGGTGAAGTGGGGAGCGACGGTTTTAAAAGGCTATTTCCCTCAAAACGTGAGCGAAGAAATTAGCGGGGAAGAGACCTTGTATCAATGGCTTTTTAATTTCAATAAAAAGATTGAAAGCGCTGAGGTGAGAAACGCTTTAGGGAGGATGCTGTTTAATGGCGAAGAGCAAGAAAAGTGCGTGAACGCTTTAAGCGGAGGCGAAAAACACCGAATGGTTTTATCCAAGCTCATGCTAGAGGGGGGGAATTTCTTAGTCCTAGATGAGCCAACCAACCATTTGGATTTAGAAGCGATTATCGCACTAGGTGAAGCGCTCTTTAAATTTGATGGGGCAGTGATTTGCGTAAGCCATGACAGAGAGCTCATTGATGCGTATGCTAATAGGATCATTGAATTAGTCCCAAGCCCTAAAGGCGCTCAAATCATTGATTTTAAAGGCAGTTATGAAGAGTATTTAGCGAGCAAAAAATGA
- the rfaE1 gene encoding D-glycero-beta-D-manno-heptose-7-phosphate kinase, with translation MKKILVIGDLIADYYLWGKSERLSPEAPVPVLEVKKESKNLGGAANVANNLISLKAKVFLCGVVGDDLEGKHFISALKTRGIDTSGVLIDKTRCTTLKTRIIVQNQQIVRVDKEIKDPLNADLRKKLLDFFTEKIQEIDGVILSDYNKGVLDFELTQTMIALANQHRKLILCDPKGKDYSKYSHASLITPNRAELEHALHLKLDSHANLSKALQILKETYQIAMPLVTLSEQGIAFLEKGELVNCPTIAKEVYDVTGAGDTVIASLTLSLLESMSLKDACEFANAAAAVVVGKMGSALASLEEIALILNQTHPKILPLEKLLETLEHHQKKIVFTNGCFDLLHKGHASYLQKAKALGDILIVGLNSDASVKRLKGDKRPIVSEKDRAFLLASLSCVDYVVVFEEDTPIKLIQALKPDILVKGADYLNKEVIGSEFAKETRLMEFGEGYSTSAIIEKIKRTCND, from the coding sequence ATGAAAAAAATCTTAGTCATAGGCGATCTGATCGCTGATTATTATCTGTGGGGGAAGAGCGAACGCCTTTCTCCTGAAGCCCCTGTGCCTGTTTTAGAAGTCAAAAAAGAGAGCAAGAATTTAGGCGGAGCGGCCAATGTGGCTAATAATCTTATCTCTTTAAAAGCTAAAGTTTTTTTATGTGGGGTCGTGGGCGATGATTTAGAGGGCAAACATTTCATTAGCGCTTTAAAAACAAGAGGGATTGACACTTCAGGCGTCTTAATAGATAAAACCCGTTGCACCACGCTTAAGACGCGCATCATCGTGCAAAACCAGCAAATCGTGCGCGTGGATAAGGAAATCAAAGACCCCTTAAACGCTGATTTAAGAAAAAAACTTTTAGATTTTTTCACAGAAAAAATCCAAGAAATAGATGGCGTAATCCTTTCAGATTACAATAAGGGCGTGTTGGATTTTGAACTCACTCAAACAATGATCGCTCTAGCCAACCAACACCGCAAGCTCATTTTATGCGACCCTAAAGGAAAGGATTATAGCAAATATTCCCATGCGAGTTTGATCACGCCTAATCGCGCTGAATTAGAGCATGCGCTCCATTTGAAGTTAGACAGCCATGCTAATTTATCAAAAGCGCTCCAAATCTTAAAAGAAACTTATCAAATCGCTATGCCTTTAGTCACTTTGAGCGAACAAGGCATCGCTTTTTTAGAAAAAGGCGAGCTAGTCAATTGCCCCACTATCGCTAAAGAGGTTTATGATGTAACTGGGGCAGGCGATACGGTGATCGCGTCTTTAACGCTCTCTTTATTAGAATCGATGAGCCTAAAAGATGCTTGCGAGTTTGCCAATGCGGCTGCGGCGGTGGTGGTGGGTAAAATGGGGAGCGCATTAGCGAGTTTAGAAGAAATCGCTTTGATTTTAAACCAAACGCACCCCAAAATCCTCCCTTTAGAAAAGCTGTTAGAAACTTTAGAACACCATCAGAAAAAAATCGTTTTCACCAATGGCTGTTTTGATCTCCTCCATAAAGGGCATGCGAGTTATTTGCAAAAGGCTAAAGCTTTAGGGGATATTCTCATTGTGGGGTTAAATAGCGATGCTTCCGTTAAAAGGCTTAAGGGGGATAAACGTCCCATAGTGAGCGAAAAAGACAGAGCGTTTCTTTTAGCGAGTCTGTCTTGCGTGGATTATGTCGTGGTGTTTGAAGAAGACACGCCCATCAAATTAATTCAAGCCCTAAAGCCTGATATTTTAGTCAAGGGAGCGGACTATCTCAATAAAGAAGTCATAGGGAGCGAGTTTGCTAAAGAAACCCGCTTGATGGAGTTTGGAGAAGGTTATTCCACAAGCGCTATCATAGAAAAAATTAAAAGGACATGCAATGATTGA